From Pseudoalteromonas viridis, the proteins below share one genomic window:
- a CDS encoding calcium-binding protein: MSILTLSLAIISIDPGLGQSLEQLPFELRQTPYVYKREIRRVSNYVSALSVQGMIEGTSGDDTLNGTNGADEILGFAGNDILDGGQGEDLLLGGEGHDELIGGSGDDALNGESGDDWLKGGQDDDLLYGGQGEDRLYGEEGKDRLYGQSGDDQLYGGQGADKLYGGEARDHLWGGSEDDELSGGDGDDHLYGESGNDILKGDENSAYIGNDHLEGGVGDDLLYGNAGNDTLLGDDGLDKLWGGSGEDTLRGGNQDDELFGGAGADLLYGQAGADYLEGGDSNDRLYGGEQDDILYGDDGDDQLFGGDGGDTLSGNHGSDRLYGGSGNDVLSGGDGDDHLDGEEGDDVLVGGWGNDHFYNSGGVDQFDGGEGNDVFVVDDAGFNRHQFIGGYGEDTILLSGGTDLISLNAFVQDVEVLSGDDHANHLLPASGMLKVLGLGGHDSLFDSDGNEQLFGGDGNDTLHSTQGMDTLSGDAGDDVFHLSAGKGVLLGGQGNDVFHLTGSATEIDGGSGDDTLKLTPSRIFYFSIDKLTSVERIQGNSQNNFLRLREEVNYLTARGHYSVDLQDGYDRLVLRLIGDDRSGLTFHINYQPSKAVLTTGLVSYDLINVEWLQYERIERGYRATMLLDIATGIARVLQEHPVN; this comes from the coding sequence ATGTCAATACTTACCTTAAGCTTGGCTATAATAAGCATAGATCCGGGGCTCGGGCAGTCACTGGAACAGCTGCCGTTTGAATTACGTCAGACGCCCTATGTCTACAAGCGGGAGATCAGACGGGTCAGTAACTATGTCAGTGCGCTGAGTGTTCAGGGCATGATTGAGGGCACCAGTGGTGACGATACCCTGAACGGGACAAATGGCGCAGATGAAATTCTGGGCTTTGCGGGCAATGACATACTCGATGGCGGTCAGGGGGAAGATCTGCTGCTCGGCGGTGAGGGGCATGACGAGCTGATCGGCGGCAGTGGCGATGATGCCCTGAATGGCGAAAGCGGAGATGACTGGCTAAAAGGCGGCCAGGATGACGATCTGCTATACGGCGGTCAGGGCGAGGACCGGCTGTACGGTGAAGAAGGAAAAGATCGCCTGTATGGTCAAAGCGGGGACGACCAGCTGTATGGTGGTCAGGGAGCCGATAAACTCTATGGCGGCGAAGCCCGGGACCATTTGTGGGGGGGCTCCGAAGATGATGAGCTCAGCGGTGGTGATGGCGATGACCACCTGTATGGTGAAAGTGGTAACGACATACTTAAGGGTGATGAAAACTCAGCCTATATCGGCAACGATCACCTGGAAGGCGGAGTTGGCGATGACCTTCTGTATGGTAATGCTGGCAATGATACTCTGCTCGGTGATGACGGGCTCGATAAACTCTGGGGCGGAAGCGGTGAGGATACTTTAAGGGGCGGGAATCAGGACGATGAGCTCTTTGGTGGAGCCGGTGCCGATCTGCTGTACGGTCAGGCGGGGGCTGATTATTTGGAGGGCGGTGACAGCAATGACCGCCTCTATGGCGGCGAACAGGATGATATCTTGTACGGTGATGACGGCGATGATCAACTTTTTGGTGGTGACGGCGGGGACACACTGTCAGGTAACCACGGCTCAGACAGGTTATACGGCGGAAGTGGCAACGATGTGCTCAGCGGCGGTGATGGCGATGACCACTTGGATGGCGAGGAAGGAGATGACGTCCTGGTCGGAGGCTGGGGAAATGATCACTTTTATAACTCCGGTGGTGTCGATCAGTTCGATGGCGGGGAAGGCAATGACGTGTTTGTGGTAGACGACGCAGGGTTTAATCGGCATCAGTTTATCGGTGGCTACGGGGAAGATACCATTTTGCTCAGTGGCGGAACCGATCTAATCTCTCTCAATGCTTTCGTACAGGACGTAGAAGTTTTGTCCGGCGATGACCACGCCAATCACCTCTTACCCGCGTCCGGGATGCTAAAAGTGCTGGGCCTTGGTGGTCATGATAGTCTTTTTGACAGCGATGGTAATGAGCAATTGTTTGGCGGAGATGGCAATGACACGCTGCACAGTACCCAGGGCATGGATACGCTGTCTGGCGATGCCGGTGATGATGTATTTCATCTCAGCGCTGGTAAAGGCGTGCTGCTTGGCGGACAGGGCAACGACGTTTTTCACTTGACCGGATCGGCGACCGAAATAGACGGAGGAAGCGGTGATGATACGCTCAAACTTACCCCTTCCAGGATCTTTTACTTCTCTATTGACAAACTCACCTCCGTTGAACGTATCCAGGGTAATAGTCAGAACAACTTCTTACGCCTGCGTGAAGAAGTCAATTACCTGACAGCCCGTGGACACTACTCTGTCGACCTTCAGGACGGTTATGACCGCCTGGTACTAAGGCTGATCGGAGATGACCGTTCCGGTCTGACTTTTCACATCAATTATCAACCCAGTAAAGCCGTACTGACTACGGGCCTGGTGAGCTATGACCTGATCAATGTCGAATGGCTCCAGTACGAAAGAATCGAGCGCGGCTACCGCGCCACTATGTTGTTAGATATTGCAACAGGCATTGCCCGGGTGTTGCAAGAGCACCCGGTTAACTAA
- a CDS encoding DUF1566 domain-containing protein: MNKLTLFAISAALSGTMMQVQAQCAPSSVVRFAAADGNVVHDYQHRLMWVSCALDPTTLDCAEQQQRRLSMSGVEALKAAQQVNFGGYSDWRLPNIKELAALLGEPCVRARAEVVFSLPKALRRVWSATTAESGSYAGLLVLSPATSEIEAWSADYAGAGTLLVRDMDNQK; the protein is encoded by the coding sequence ATGAACAAGTTAACGTTATTCGCAATAAGTGCCGCCCTGAGCGGGACCATGATGCAAGTCCAGGCGCAGTGTGCGCCAAGTAGTGTTGTACGTTTTGCCGCGGCGGATGGGAATGTGGTGCACGACTATCAACATCGCCTGATGTGGGTCAGCTGTGCCCTGGACCCAACGACTCTGGATTGTGCAGAGCAGCAGCAAAGGCGGCTGAGTATGAGCGGTGTCGAGGCCCTTAAGGCAGCACAACAAGTCAACTTTGGTGGATATTCAGACTGGCGTTTACCCAATATTAAGGAGCTGGCTGCATTACTTGGCGAACCTTGCGTCAGGGCCAGGGCAGAGGTGGTGTTTTCGCTGCCAAAAGCACTCAGACGTGTCTGGAGTGCAACAACGGCTGAGTCAGGATCTTATGCCGGGCTGCTGGTATTGAGCCCCGCGACGTCTGAGATCGAGGCCTGGAGTGCGGACTATGCTGGCGCAGGAACTTTGCTGGTCCGTGATATGGACAATCAAAAATAG
- a CDS encoding PKD domain-containing protein, with protein MNMKRTLTAVMFGVLANATHATELTYHWQFGDGQTSNQVQPEYQYSTPGFYTVTLEVFDGQTLSYSKQHEVDAVTPLIKQFDIQVAQTVTQNQPTALIASLSTTAPLELDYQWHLPDGSKQAGDQISLSFTQTGAQEVTLVGLFSGRQVAQKNVVLNVQAASEQTDNRTTPDSDGNGTTSGSDDKTASGSDGNGTTSGSDNSSGGAAYWLLGICCFTLLRKKLRISAMVR; from the coding sequence ATGAATATGAAAAGGACCTTGACAGCAGTAATGTTTGGCGTGCTTGCAAATGCTACACACGCAACCGAACTGACCTATCACTGGCAGTTTGGCGACGGGCAAACAAGTAACCAAGTTCAGCCTGAGTACCAGTACAGTACGCCCGGCTTTTATACCGTTACCCTAGAAGTTTTCGACGGCCAAACACTGAGTTACAGCAAACAACATGAGGTTGATGCCGTTACGCCGTTGATCAAGCAATTTGATATACAGGTTGCACAAACCGTGACTCAGAACCAGCCTACAGCGCTCATTGCCAGTCTCAGTACCACAGCTCCGTTAGAATTAGACTACCAGTGGCACCTGCCAGATGGCAGTAAACAAGCAGGTGACCAAATCAGCCTGAGTTTTACACAAACTGGTGCGCAGGAAGTGACGCTTGTCGGATTATTTTCGGGTCGCCAGGTAGCGCAAAAGAACGTCGTACTCAATGTACAGGCAGCATCCGAGCAGACTGACAATCGGACAACACCAGACAGTGATGGCAATGGAACAACGTCAGGTAGTGATGACAAGACAGCATCAGGCAGTGATGGCAATGGAACAACGTCAGGCAGTGATAACAGCTCGGGAGGCGCCGCCTACTGGCTACTTGGGATCTGTTGCTTTACGCTACTGCGGAAAAAGTTACGCATCTCTGCAATGGTAAGATAA
- a CDS encoding S8 family serine peptidase: MKHSLICLSIVSALSSTAASASEPDYQGAAAELAINNTCIVRFDDKTEKLDVEGKARGLLARANAQAKHIYKHAMKGMAVNMSCAQARATFAAESASMRFTPDGAVYASPAKKLGKPGGGGSQGQTIPWSVSRVGGPVDGSGYTAWVIDTGIDVDHSDLNVDSNRGFSAFSKGKNAGVDDGNGHGTHVAGTIAALDNGIDVVGVAAGATVVPVKVLDSRGSGSWSGVLAGIDHVAANASPGDCVNMSLGGGFNQELNDAVESAAQQSGAFFVIAAGNESQHANNVSPASASHPRVYTISATDANDRFASFSNYGNPPVDYAAPGVSISSTRSGGGTTTMSGTSMASPAACAVIMMSNGNPRTDGRASGDPDGNADSIIHL; the protein is encoded by the coding sequence ATGAAACATTCTTTAATTTGCCTATCGATTGTAAGTGCCCTTTCCAGTACCGCCGCGTCTGCGTCAGAACCCGACTACCAGGGTGCAGCCGCTGAACTGGCAATTAACAACACCTGCATCGTCAGATTCGACGACAAAACAGAAAAACTAGATGTGGAGGGTAAGGCCAGAGGATTGCTGGCTCGCGCAAACGCTCAGGCAAAACACATTTATAAACATGCAATGAAAGGCATGGCAGTTAATATGAGCTGCGCGCAGGCGCGTGCCACTTTTGCAGCTGAGTCGGCCTCAATGCGCTTTACGCCAGACGGCGCCGTGTATGCCAGCCCGGCCAAAAAACTCGGCAAACCAGGTGGCGGTGGTTCGCAAGGCCAGACTATTCCATGGAGTGTCAGCCGCGTTGGTGGCCCAGTTGATGGCAGCGGTTATACCGCCTGGGTTATAGATACGGGTATCGACGTTGACCACAGCGACCTCAATGTCGACAGCAACCGAGGCTTCAGCGCATTTAGTAAAGGTAAAAATGCCGGCGTGGACGACGGCAACGGTCATGGTACCCATGTCGCCGGCACCATTGCAGCATTAGATAACGGCATCGATGTGGTTGGTGTTGCCGCGGGCGCCACCGTGGTGCCGGTCAAAGTACTCGACTCTCGCGGCTCTGGCAGCTGGTCAGGTGTATTAGCGGGTATTGACCACGTTGCTGCCAATGCATCACCGGGGGACTGTGTCAACATGAGCCTGGGCGGTGGTTTCAACCAGGAACTGAATGACGCCGTTGAAAGCGCAGCGCAACAATCAGGTGCATTCTTTGTAATTGCAGCCGGCAATGAAAGCCAGCATGCCAACAATGTTTCACCTGCCAGTGCGTCACACCCGCGCGTGTATACTATCTCAGCGACAGATGCCAACGATCGCTTCGCCAGCTTCTCCAACTATGGCAATCCGCCGGTCGACTATGCAGCACCGGGTGTCAGCATTTCATCAACACGCAGCGGCGGTGGCACAACCACCATGTCAGGGACGTCCATGGCATCACCCGCAGCCTGTGCCGTGATCATGATGAGCAATGGCAACCCCAGAACGGATGGCCGCGCCAGTGGTGATCCGGATGGCAATGCCGACAGCATCATTCATTTATAA
- a CDS encoding helix-turn-helix domain-containing protein, translating to MTSTATCKIPTETMINPFTLGGGVPSPHQDKVQEFDLLRAPRGAQLLKYARKLRGYTQAESAASYGIEERTLRRWENNEFNPRWNDVISLLEDVYFMDIMQAIAGVRSMQAQGIAL from the coding sequence ATGACCAGCACAGCAACCTGCAAGATCCCAACAGAAACTATGATCAACCCCTTTACTCTGGGAGGAGGCGTTCCATCACCGCATCAGGACAAGGTACAAGAATTTGACTTACTCCGCGCGCCGAGGGGCGCGCAGTTATTAAAGTATGCACGAAAGTTAAGAGGCTATACTCAGGCTGAATCTGCTGCCAGTTATGGTATAGAAGAGCGCACCTTAAGACGCTGGGAGAATAATGAATTTAATCCAAGGTGGAATGATGTGATCTCTTTGCTTGAGGACGTGTACTTTATGGATATCATGCAGGCGATTGCGGGTGTGCGGTCAATGCAAGCGCAGGGAATCGCGCTCTGA
- a CDS encoding XRE family transcriptional regulator — translation MEKQHNMEADISAFAERVEYAIKPHSIRAFASKIDISEGTLRRILKGEDPKLSIVERIAQVANVDLMWLIQGETASECPQSPIITQPLVKLDEFNEAFVLVPGYHVSVSTGHGAFNDNAQVARHLAFRKKWIDYKNLDKSELAVVFAKGDSMEPTIHNNNTILVDLSDKKLSEGLIYVVRLGEELYAKRLQQYLDGSVRLISDNKEYVEQVVRADELEQLEIIGKVVWIGKDLA, via the coding sequence ATGGAAAAACAACACAATATGGAAGCTGATATTTCAGCATTCGCAGAACGCGTTGAATATGCAATTAAACCGCATAGCATTCGCGCCTTTGCGTCAAAAATTGATATTTCTGAAGGAACATTAAGGCGTATACTCAAAGGCGAAGATCCTAAGCTGAGTATTGTGGAGCGCATTGCACAGGTCGCCAATGTTGACTTGATGTGGCTGATCCAGGGAGAAACGGCATCAGAGTGTCCACAATCACCGATCATTACCCAGCCACTGGTTAAACTGGATGAGTTTAACGAAGCCTTTGTGCTGGTGCCGGGCTATCATGTGTCGGTCAGCACTGGTCACGGTGCATTTAACGACAATGCCCAGGTCGCACGTCACCTGGCATTCAGAAAAAAATGGATCGACTACAAAAATCTCGATAAAAGTGAGCTGGCGGTTGTGTTCGCCAAAGGCGACTCCATGGAACCCACCATTCACAACAACAACACCATTTTGGTCGATTTGAGTGATAAAAAGCTCAGTGAAGGTCTCATCTATGTTGTTCGCCTGGGTGAAGAACTTTATGCCAAACGCTTGCAACAATATTTGGATGGCTCGGTTAGGCTTATCAGTGATAACAAAGAATATGTTGAACAAGTGGTTCGAGCTGATGAGCTGGAACAGCTGGAGATCATTGGTAAAGTGGTGTGGATAGGCAAAGATCTGGCGTGA
- a CDS encoding calcium-binding protein — MVKRVLVAFLLGLMGILSARGAIASDGVCVGLGGGAIVELKRMSLRAVKSVRHIVVLNIVGTPEAETYRLTLDGRRIKVMRATSDSASCVFIYANQVEQIHVYLSEGDDSYDGRAMATEQHIWAGSGDDEVMGGRGSDRLFGGAGNDKLRGFAGRDKLVGGSGNDTLIGGDDKDVLEGKEGNDILAGGTGYDTLNGGSGRNQLYQGEIVTSSNEQGGKY, encoded by the coding sequence ATGGTTAAGCGGGTCTTAGTGGCGTTTTTATTGGGTCTTATGGGCATACTTAGTGCTCGTGGTGCGATTGCATCCGATGGCGTGTGCGTCGGACTGGGAGGAGGCGCCATTGTCGAATTAAAGCGCATGTCTTTGCGCGCAGTGAAATCGGTCAGGCACATCGTGGTGCTTAATATTGTTGGTACGCCGGAGGCAGAAACGTACCGGCTAACCCTGGACGGTCGGCGCATTAAAGTGATGAGAGCGACCTCGGACAGTGCCAGCTGTGTATTTATTTATGCCAATCAGGTTGAGCAAATTCACGTTTATCTGAGCGAAGGCGACGACAGCTACGACGGTCGTGCTATGGCCACTGAGCAGCACATCTGGGCTGGTAGCGGTGACGATGAAGTAATGGGTGGGCGCGGTTCGGACCGGTTATTTGGTGGTGCCGGCAACGATAAGCTCAGGGGGTTTGCCGGGCGTGATAAGCTGGTCGGTGGCAGTGGCAACGACACACTGATAGGCGGCGATGACAAAGATGTACTCGAAGGCAAAGAGGGCAATGATATCCTCGCCGGTGGCACGGGTTACGACACCCTTAACGGCGGCAGTGGTCGCAATCAGCTCTATCAGGGGGAGATTGTAACCAGTTCAAATGAACAGGGTGGTAAGTACTAA
- a CDS encoding VOC family protein: protein MTVSAIPDGYHALTPYLITENAAQAIDFYRKAFAAELIMQLPMPDGGVAHAELKIGDSHLMLSDMCPDMHFKSPQQLGGTPVSLMLYVPDVDNTFAQAIAAGATELRPVVDQFYGDRAGTLQDPFGHVWTLGTHQEDLTEQEIIARMAEWMTDDS from the coding sequence ATGACAGTTTCAGCGATACCGGACGGCTACCACGCTCTGACGCCCTATCTGATCACCGAAAACGCGGCTCAGGCGATAGACTTTTACCGCAAGGCTTTTGCTGCGGAGCTGATCATGCAGCTGCCAATGCCGGATGGCGGCGTGGCGCATGCCGAGCTCAAAATAGGTGATTCTCATCTGATGTTGTCAGATATGTGTCCGGATATGCATTTTAAGAGTCCGCAACAACTCGGTGGTACACCCGTTAGTTTGATGCTGTACGTGCCCGATGTCGACAATACCTTTGCTCAGGCGATTGCAGCCGGGGCGACCGAGTTACGGCCTGTGGTGGATCAATTTTATGGCGACAGAGCGGGTACATTGCAGGACCCGTTTGGTCATGTCTGGACCTTAGGCACGCACCAGGAAGACTTAACTGAGCAAGAAATAATAGCGCGCATGGCTGAATGGATGACGGACGACTCATAG
- a CDS encoding Nif3-like dinuclear metal center hexameric protein has protein sequence MQRKKLVNHLNEFLKPFQIKDYCPNGLQVEGKTEIRKVITGVTASQALIDAAIEKQADAILVHHGYFWKGEDQTVTGMKKRRLQALLAHDINLLAYHLPLDVHPEVGNNAQLGKLLGLTIERPLEPWNSNSVAVKGKLSEPMSATEFATLIEQKLGRKPLLNQAGDHLIKTIAWCTGGGQSFIDLAASQGIDAYLTGEASEQTIHSSNEQQIHFFAAGHHATERYGAKALGEYLATQFDLDVEFVDIDNPV, from the coding sequence ATGCAACGTAAAAAGCTGGTAAACCACCTCAATGAGTTTCTGAAACCTTTCCAGATAAAAGACTACTGCCCAAATGGTTTGCAGGTCGAAGGAAAAACCGAGATCCGTAAGGTCATCACCGGCGTCACAGCCAGCCAGGCTCTTATCGATGCTGCCATTGAAAAACAGGCTGATGCTATACTGGTCCATCATGGCTACTTCTGGAAAGGCGAAGATCAAACCGTGACCGGCATGAAAAAGCGCCGTCTGCAGGCCCTATTGGCTCATGATATTAATTTGCTGGCCTACCATCTGCCGCTGGATGTTCACCCGGAGGTTGGTAACAACGCACAACTGGGTAAGCTGCTTGGCCTGACTATTGAGCGTCCGTTGGAACCCTGGAACAGCAACAGCGTAGCGGTAAAAGGCAAACTGAGCGAACCTATGTCTGCGACCGAATTTGCAACTTTGATTGAGCAGAAGCTGGGTCGTAAGCCACTACTTAACCAGGCGGGCGACCACCTGATCAAGACCATCGCCTGGTGCACCGGCGGCGGCCAAAGCTTTATAGATCTGGCAGCCAGCCAGGGGATCGATGCCTATCTCACCGGCGAGGCGTCTGAACAAACCATTCATTCATCGAATGAGCAACAGATCCACTTCTTTGCCGCCGGACATCATGCCACCGAGCGATACGGCGCAAAAGCACTGGGCGAATATCTGGCAACCCAGTTTGACCTGGATGTTGAATTTGTTGATATCGACAACCCAGTGTGA
- a CDS encoding methyltransferase domain-containing protein: MAKRTQRTLNRNEDRNFSELTGKFKNNIYGTSKGKLREAVLQRDLAQHLPWLGAESDKMVLDVGGGQGQLALFLAQLGHHVTLVDISDEMLAQAQQQADKLGVTERVTLINAPLQALPELSLGQFDLVMCHAVLEWLTEQQQALTLLSQRLAPQGYLSLMYYNRAAQRMANMVYGNFDYVRNGLQVKQKVGLSPNRPLEPQDVNRWLEALPLNKLSQSGVRCFHDYLRDPNKGNSQFDDLLELELKYNQQEPYASLGRYTHLMLQHQSATDDQ, encoded by the coding sequence ATGGCTAAGCGCACGCAACGTACCCTCAATCGCAATGAGGACCGCAATTTTAGCGAGTTAACCGGCAAGTTTAAGAACAACATTTATGGCACCAGCAAAGGCAAACTGAGGGAAGCTGTATTACAGCGCGATCTCGCACAGCATCTGCCCTGGCTGGGCGCTGAGTCAGACAAAATGGTACTGGATGTTGGCGGGGGACAAGGTCAGCTGGCGCTGTTTCTTGCGCAACTGGGGCATCACGTCACACTGGTGGATATTTCCGACGAAATGCTGGCACAAGCACAACAACAGGCTGATAAGTTGGGTGTCACAGAGCGAGTGACTCTGATCAACGCGCCGCTACAGGCGCTCCCTGAGCTTTCACTCGGTCAGTTTGACCTGGTGATGTGCCATGCGGTGCTGGAATGGCTTACTGAGCAGCAACAGGCACTGACGCTGCTCAGTCAACGACTCGCTCCGCAAGGTTACCTGTCTTTGATGTACTACAACCGGGCGGCTCAGCGCATGGCCAATATGGTCTATGGTAATTTTGACTATGTCCGCAATGGCCTTCAGGTGAAACAAAAAGTGGGCTTGAGCCCGAATCGTCCACTAGAGCCGCAGGACGTCAATCGCTGGCTGGAGGCCTTGCCGCTGAACAAGCTTTCCCAGTCGGGCGTGCGCTGTTTTCACGATTACTTGCGAGATCCGAACAAAGGCAACAGTCAGTTTGATGACTTGCTTGAACTGGAGCTTAAATATAATCAACAGGAACCTTATGCCTCCCTCGGCAGGTATACTCACCTGATGTTGCAGCACCAATCGGCTACGGACGACCAATAA
- a CDS encoding winged helix-turn-helix domain-containing protein, which yields MEFQFANARLNIATQCVIINERSTQLDDRAFMLLHYLLQRRPQICSHAELVKLLWPNTVVSDWSLPKLVSDLRSQLNRAGLVQNCIVTVRGQGYRFAPAIEVSEHEFTGNLIESAYGAATSSSAITQSVTLGGARNDSALPTRYWLPVLLIACLCFIGLMTHSTEQVPELRYGEPSGAIGRILWVDDNPTNNLQEKRYFERHHIGVYTVKSSEEALLLMQMYEYTLIISDMGRGQEPLAGLKLLQQLRSQGDQTPFYFYTLIDNQDMLELIADSGGQGVATERPQLYGQILSHFSTKKKPLSN from the coding sequence ATGGAATTTCAATTCGCCAATGCGCGTTTGAATATTGCGACGCAGTGCGTCATCATCAATGAGCGGTCGACTCAGCTGGACGACCGCGCCTTTATGCTTCTTCATTATCTTTTGCAGCGCCGCCCTCAGATCTGCTCGCATGCCGAGCTGGTTAAGCTGTTGTGGCCCAATACCGTAGTGTCAGACTGGTCATTGCCAAAGCTGGTCTCCGATCTGCGCAGTCAGCTAAACCGCGCGGGGCTTGTACAAAACTGTATCGTGACTGTGCGCGGCCAGGGCTATCGGTTTGCCCCGGCGATTGAGGTGAGTGAGCACGAATTTACAGGCAACCTGATCGAGTCAGCCTATGGCGCAGCAACATCTTCTTCTGCCATCACCCAATCTGTCACACTGGGCGGTGCGCGCAATGATAGTGCCTTACCTACTCGCTATTGGCTGCCGGTGCTGCTGATTGCCTGTTTGTGCTTTATCGGGTTAATGACGCACAGTACCGAGCAGGTGCCAGAATTGCGCTACGGCGAGCCATCCGGTGCCATCGGACGCATACTCTGGGTAGACGATAATCCAACCAATAACTTGCAGGAAAAGCGCTATTTTGAGCGTCACCATATTGGAGTATATACCGTCAAATCCAGTGAAGAAGCGCTCTTGCTAATGCAAATGTATGAATACACATTGATTATTTCAGATATGGGCCGAGGTCAGGAGCCGCTGGCGGGGTTGAAGTTGTTACAGCAACTGAGATCTCAGGGCGATCAGACGCCTTTTTATTTTTACACTCTGATCGACAATCAGGACATGCTAGAGCTGATTGCAGACAGTGGCGGGCAGGGTGTAGCGACCGAGCGTCCGCAGCTATATGGGCAAATTTTATCTCATTTCTCTACAAAGAAAAAACCCTTAAGTAATTGA
- a CDS encoding DUF4336 domain-containing protein — protein sequence MRQLDDNIWIFDGEAVSFYTMPFTTRMTIVRLACGGLWVHSPIRLTPELREQVDALGPVTYLVAPNHLHHLFMAPWQEAYPEAQTFGTQEVKDKCDTLRFDGVLDNDRHYPWDNTLKTMLFTGSPAMEEAIFYHPQSSTLLVTDLIENFDPDSLNTFQRFVAKGAGVVAPEGQTPLDWRLSFIFHHDTARAHLATMLGWAPKRLVMAHGLIIEQDAVAFLQRAFAWLEK from the coding sequence ATGAGACAGCTGGACGATAATATTTGGATTTTCGATGGTGAGGCCGTGTCTTTTTACACTATGCCTTTCACCACCCGTATGACCATAGTGCGCTTGGCGTGTGGCGGTTTATGGGTACACAGCCCCATTCGCCTGACGCCAGAGCTGCGTGAGCAGGTCGATGCCCTTGGGCCTGTGACCTATCTGGTGGCTCCGAACCATCTGCACCACCTGTTTATGGCACCATGGCAGGAGGCCTATCCGGAAGCACAAACCTTTGGCACCCAGGAGGTCAAAGACAAGTGCGACACGCTCAGGTTTGATGGGGTTCTCGACAACGACCGTCACTACCCATGGGATAATACACTGAAAACAATGCTTTTTACGGGCTCGCCTGCGATGGAAGAGGCGATCTTTTACCATCCGCAAAGTAGTACACTACTGGTGACCGATCTGATTGAAAACTTTGATCCGGACAGCCTGAATACCTTCCAGCGCTTTGTAGCCAAGGGCGCGGGCGTGGTGGCACCTGAAGGGCAAACCCCACTGGACTGGCGACTGAGTTTTATCTTTCATCACGACACTGCTCGCGCACACCTGGCAACCATGCTTGGCTGGGCACCCAAACGGCTGGTCATGGCCCATGGCCTGATCATAGAACAAGACGCCGTTGCGTTTTTACAGCGTGCCTTTGCATGGCTCGAAAAATAA
- a CDS encoding TetR/AcrR family transcriptional regulator has product MRSAEFDKEQVLRAAMTAFMEKGYAKTSMQDLKAVTGLHPGSIYCAFQNKRGLLLAALEQYNRDRGDELQGLFSQHTSARAGLAAYLAHVVDECVSCDPQKLCLTQKALNELAEQDEEAQAILSEQCAMWRNALCSVFERIAEQGELTGTRSPLDRARSLIVSIYGLRTFAHTHPEPQVMRDLGTQILKDVCQ; this is encoded by the coding sequence ATGCGCAGTGCAGAATTTGATAAAGAGCAGGTGCTCAGAGCCGCGATGACGGCTTTTATGGAAAAAGGCTATGCCAAAACCAGCATGCAGGACCTGAAAGCTGTAACCGGTTTACACCCGGGATCGATTTACTGCGCGTTCCAGAACAAGCGGGGCCTACTGTTGGCGGCGCTGGAGCAGTACAACCGCGATCGCGGTGATGAATTGCAAGGGCTGTTTTCGCAACACACATCCGCCAGAGCCGGGCTGGCAGCCTATTTAGCTCATGTTGTGGATGAATGTGTGAGCTGCGACCCACAAAAACTTTGCCTGACGCAAAAAGCGCTGAATGAGCTGGCCGAGCAGGATGAAGAGGCACAGGCTATTCTCAGTGAGCAGTGTGCTATGTGGCGCAATGCCCTTTGCTCAGTGTTTGAGCGCATTGCTGAGCAAGGCGAGCTGACAGGTACGCGCAGTCCTTTAGATAGAGCACGGAGCCTTATCGTGAGTATCTATGGATTACGCACCTTTGCCCATACGCACCCGGAGCCTCAGGTAATGCGCGATTTGGGTACGCAAATACTCAAAGACGTTTGCCAGTAA